From Aquabacter sp. L1I39, the proteins below share one genomic window:
- a CDS encoding branched-chain amino acid ABC transporter ATP-binding protein/permease, whose product MARTLPLLALLAAVILIQALASGQTVSILNYVGLYGLVALGLVVLTGITGQTSFGQAAFVGIAAYATAVLATRYGAGPATTFAVALAATALAAWTIAAITLRLSGHYLPLSTIAWGISLFYLFGNLDVLGGHTGIDHVPPLTLFGHDFVGGRELGALIWICVALAMFCVANLLDSRHGRALRAVKDAALMAETFGVDTVKEKRVAFVLAALLAGLSGWLYAYLLRFVNPSPFGLNIGIEYLFMVVVGGAGYVWGALIGAAVITLAREWLQDFLPALVGTSGNFETIAFGLLIVVLLHRADQGIAAHFAGLPRRLGFLTRLFSRSGDGAALAAQASLPTRERPARGRELLVVNKVVKRFSGLTAVSEVSFDVKAGEIVGLIGPNGAGKSTLFNLISGTLSLTGGEVRFADKVISGLTPRQIGAVGISRTFQHVKMMPDRSVLENVMLGAHRRVRSGVVASCLHLERRSEAAIRAEAERQIRRVGLEDVAHVPAGSLPLGKQRILEIARALASDPLLLILDEPAAGLRLPEKRLLYRLLKQIRSEGITILIVEHDMDFVMSLVDRLIVMSFGQLICEGDPAKVQTDARVVEAYLGDAA is encoded by the coding sequence ATGGCCCGCACCCTTCCCCTTCTCGCGCTGCTCGCGGCGGTCATCCTCATCCAGGCCCTGGCCAGCGGTCAGACCGTTTCCATCCTCAATTATGTGGGCCTCTACGGCCTTGTCGCCCTCGGCCTCGTGGTGCTGACCGGCATCACCGGGCAGACATCCTTCGGCCAGGCGGCCTTCGTGGGCATCGCGGCCTATGCGACAGCGGTGCTGGCCACGCGCTATGGCGCCGGGCCGGCCACCACATTCGCCGTCGCGCTGGCGGCGACGGCGCTGGCCGCCTGGACCATCGCCGCCATCACGCTGCGGCTATCCGGCCATTACCTGCCGCTGAGCACCATCGCCTGGGGCATCAGCCTGTTCTACCTGTTCGGCAATCTCGACGTGCTCGGCGGCCATACCGGCATCGACCATGTCCCGCCCCTCACGCTCTTTGGCCACGATTTCGTCGGCGGCCGCGAGCTCGGGGCGCTGATCTGGATCTGTGTCGCCCTCGCCATGTTCTGCGTCGCCAACCTGCTGGATTCGCGGCACGGCCGCGCGCTGCGGGCGGTCAAAGACGCCGCCTTGATGGCGGAGACCTTCGGTGTCGACACGGTGAAGGAAAAGCGCGTCGCCTTCGTGCTGGCGGCCCTGCTCGCGGGGCTGTCGGGCTGGCTCTACGCCTATCTGCTGCGCTTCGTGAACCCCTCTCCCTTCGGCCTCAATATCGGCATCGAATATCTGTTCATGGTGGTGGTGGGCGGGGCCGGCTATGTCTGGGGCGCCCTCATCGGCGCCGCCGTGATCACCCTGGCGCGGGAATGGCTTCAGGATTTCCTGCCGGCGCTCGTGGGCACCAGCGGCAATTTCGAGACCATCGCCTTCGGCCTGCTCATCGTCGTGCTGCTGCACCGGGCCGACCAGGGCATCGCCGCCCACTTCGCCGGCCTTCCGCGCCGCCTGGGCTTCCTGACCCGCTTGTTCTCGCGGTCGGGCGACGGCGCCGCGCTGGCGGCACAGGCCAGCCTGCCCACCCGGGAGCGGCCGGCCCGGGGCCGGGAGCTTTTGGTGGTGAACAAGGTGGTGAAGCGCTTTTCCGGCCTGACCGCCGTCTCCGAGGTGAGCTTCGACGTGAAGGCGGGCGAGATTGTTGGCCTCATCGGCCCCAACGGCGCCGGAAAGAGCACCTTGTTCAACCTCATCTCCGGCACGCTTTCGCTCACCGGCGGCGAGGTGCGGTTCGCGGACAAGGTCATCAGCGGCCTCACCCCGCGCCAGATCGGGGCGGTGGGCATCTCCCGCACTTTCCAGCATGTGAAGATGATGCCCGACCGCAGCGTGCTGGAGAATGTGATGCTGGGCGCCCACCGCCGGGTTCGCTCCGGCGTCGTCGCCTCCTGCTTGCACCTGGAGCGGCGTTCGGAGGCGGCGATCCGGGCCGAGGCGGAGCGGCAGATCCGCCGTGTGGGGCTGGAGGACGTGGCCCATGTGCCCGCCGGCAGCCTGCCGCTCGGCAAGCAGCGCATCCTGGAGATCGCCCGCGCCCTTGCCTCCGATCCCCTCCTGCTCATCCTCGACGAACCCGCCGCCGGCCTGCGCCTGCCGGAAAAGCGCCTGCTGTACCGGCTGCTCAAGCAGATCCGTTCCGAAGGCATCACCATTCTCATCGTCGAGCACGACATGGACTTCGTCATGAGCCTCGTGGACCGCCTCATCGTCATGAGCTTCGGCCAGCTGATCTGCGAGGGGGACCCGGCCAAGGTCCAGACGGACGCGCGGGTGGTCGAGGCCTATCTGGGAGACGCCGCATGA
- a CDS encoding RNA polymerase sigma factor, which translates to MSSDLMLAYMHQWRTLRGHLSRRTGSRDLAEEALQETWLRLATMAEQPATIQDKHAYLLRLAGNIAIDLLRREQRHATRCLSDESVLREIADQTPSPEAYALHRDELRVLVRALMELPAKPRTALLLNRCEGLSHSEIATHLGVSQSMVAKYLAQALRHCRDCLRAL; encoded by the coding sequence ATGTCCTCTGATCTGATGCTGGCCTACATGCACCAGTGGAGGACGCTGCGCGGGCATCTCAGCCGCCGCACCGGATCACGGGACCTGGCGGAAGAGGCCCTTCAGGAAACCTGGCTGCGCCTCGCCACCATGGCGGAGCAGCCGGCGACCATACAGGACAAGCACGCCTACCTGCTGCGCCTCGCCGGCAACATCGCCATCGACCTCCTGCGGCGGGAGCAGCGCCACGCCACCCGGTGCCTCAGCGATGAGAGCGTGCTGCGCGAGATCGCCGACCAGACACCGTCCCCCGAAGCCTATGCCCTCCACCGCGACGAGCTGCGCGTGCTGGTGCGCGCGCTCATGGAGTTGCCCGCAAAGCCGCGCACCGCGCTGCTGCTTAACCGATGCGAGGGTCTCTCTCATTCGGAAATCGCGACACACCTCGGCGTGTCCCAGAGTATGGTGGCAAAATACTTGGCCCAGGCGCTGCGTCATTGCCGCGACTGCCTGCGGGCGCTCTGA
- a CDS encoding zinc-dependent alcohol dehydrogenase family protein — MKAVLVQTPGGPEALDYVDLPMPVPGAGEILIRAAAFGVGQPDALIRRGVYKWMPPLPANPGNDVAGTIAALGAGVTDLKVGQKVLLSARDLSQRGGCYAEYVAAPADAVHPLADHVAFEEAVCLANYQVAYALLHEASGPKAPGSVLVIGAAGGVGSALVQLGRLAGMHVIGTVSTPEKADFARAMGADNVIFYRSEKVVDRVLELTAGRGVDLVLDHVCGPDFASYLRVLDKWGTLLSYNAFAGLPEENLIGEMRHYLGKCPGVRCFSFHIYDDDRSARRRIMRKVIGALEAGAIKPAISARFALSQVREAHAMLDSGAALGKIVMTP, encoded by the coding sequence ATGAAAGCAGTGCTGGTGCAGACGCCTGGAGGACCCGAGGCTCTTGATTATGTGGACCTGCCGATGCCCGTTCCCGGCGCCGGTGAAATCCTCATCCGCGCCGCGGCCTTCGGCGTCGGGCAGCCCGACGCGCTGATCCGCCGGGGCGTCTATAAGTGGATGCCCCCGCTGCCCGCCAATCCCGGCAATGACGTCGCCGGCACCATCGCCGCCTTGGGCGCCGGCGTGACGGATCTCAAGGTCGGGCAGAAGGTGCTGCTGAGCGCGCGGGACCTGAGCCAGCGCGGCGGCTGCTACGCTGAATATGTGGCGGCCCCCGCCGATGCGGTGCACCCCCTCGCCGATCATGTGGCATTCGAAGAGGCGGTCTGCCTCGCCAATTACCAGGTGGCCTATGCCCTGCTCCACGAGGCCTCCGGCCCCAAGGCGCCGGGCAGCGTATTGGTGATCGGTGCCGCCGGCGGGGTCGGCTCGGCCCTGGTGCAATTGGGACGTCTGGCCGGCATGCACGTCATCGGCACCGTCAGCACGCCCGAAAAGGCCGATTTCGCCCGCGCCATGGGCGCGGACAACGTCATTTTCTATCGCTCCGAAAAGGTCGTGGACCGGGTGCTGGAGCTCACGGCGGGGCGGGGCGTGGACCTGGTTCTCGACCATGTGTGCGGGCCGGACTTCGCCTCCTATCTCCGGGTGCTCGACAAATGGGGCACGCTGTTGTCCTACAACGCCTTCGCCGGCCTGCCGGAAGAGAACCTGATCGGCGAGATGCGCCACTACCTGGGCAAGTGCCCGGGCGTGCGCTGCTTCTCCTTCCACATCTATGATGATGATCGCAGCGCCCGCCGCCGCATCATGCGCAAGGTGATCGGCGCGCTGGAAGCCGGCGCCATCAAGCCCGCCATTTCCGCCCGCTTCGCCTTGTCCCAAGTGCGCGAGGCCCACGCCATGCTCGATAGCGGTGCGGCGCTGGGCAAGATCGTGATGACGCCGTAG
- a CDS encoding TonB-dependent siderophore receptor, producing the protein MNWLASVAITLVLGALVPAPARAQGTPPAAISFNIPPQDLGTALTAFADKAGLRLLFPSDLVAGRKSPGLSGAYTPDAAIARLLQGTGLLYRFTRANTVTISAPNLGGADADGAIALGTIDVTGAADDQQIVALATSAGTKTNTPLIDIPQSVSVVTQAEMVQRGVQDFNSAVAYTPGVRVVDYPGGQGMPDIYMRGFRAINQAAYYRDGLRAGFNAYDSDIETYGLERIDVVKGPSSALYGAGVPGGFVDAITKRPTAVPMREIELLGGSFDRLQGAFDIGGPATADGTWLYRFTGLFRDSGTQIDFSPDNRIYFAPAVTWQPNAQTSLTVLASYQKTEKGGSEQSLPMANTIFNLGPKISSSLYLGAPDLTDWNVETSSVGYEFKHEFDSGWRFQQNARYSHSEVDYNSAWGWDATLAVVDGQYINVGVQLRPKTADSVLIDNRLTGNFDTGPIAHELLVGVDGGYYNSTETRTNSTNYNAISIFAPDYNFAYTFGQPWSDTQSKVLQVGVYAQDQMKLGNWLLTLSGRQDWVRNEEYNFNSRTLLAAYGFTDEEAIANDSAFTWRAGLGYKFDNGLMPYASYSTSFLPQAGTDFEGNAFQPTTGDQYEAGIKFEPAGFRGLFTASVFQITQQNVLTNDPVNYGYSIQDGEVRVRGLELEAKAQLTANLDVVASYTYLNAEVTKDNPNEYGTSKVGTVPAGVPQNAASLWGYYTFRDGPLNGLGLGAGVRYVGSSYAVMETVSGAQAKVPGYTLVDAALKYDLGELDRRLKGASLSIAATNLFDTDYYTPGFYWNSVIYGTRRTVYGTLAYRW; encoded by the coding sequence ATGAACTGGCTGGCATCGGTGGCGATAACCCTTGTCTTGGGCGCCCTTGTGCCGGCGCCGGCCCGCGCGCAGGGCACGCCACCTGCGGCCATATCGTTCAACATCCCGCCCCAGGATCTCGGCACGGCGCTCACCGCCTTCGCCGACAAGGCCGGGCTACGCTTGCTGTTCCCGTCTGACCTCGTGGCCGGACGCAAGAGCCCCGGCCTGAGCGGCGCCTATACGCCGGACGCGGCCATCGCCCGCCTGCTCCAGGGCACCGGCCTGCTCTATCGCTTCACGCGCGCCAATACCGTGACCATCAGCGCACCCAATCTGGGCGGGGCGGACGCCGACGGCGCCATCGCGCTCGGGACCATCGACGTCACCGGCGCCGCCGACGACCAGCAGATCGTGGCGCTCGCCACCAGCGCCGGCACCAAGACGAACACGCCCCTCATCGACATTCCCCAGTCGGTGAGCGTGGTGACGCAGGCGGAGATGGTTCAACGCGGCGTGCAGGACTTCAATTCCGCCGTCGCCTACACCCCCGGCGTGCGGGTGGTGGACTATCCCGGCGGTCAGGGCATGCCGGACATCTATATGCGCGGCTTCCGCGCCATCAACCAGGCCGCCTATTATCGCGACGGCCTGCGCGCCGGCTTCAATGCCTATGATTCCGACATCGAGACCTATGGCCTTGAACGGATCGACGTGGTGAAGGGACCGTCCTCGGCGCTCTATGGCGCGGGGGTGCCCGGCGGCTTCGTGGATGCCATCACCAAGCGGCCGACCGCCGTTCCCATGCGCGAGATCGAATTGCTCGGCGGCAGCTTCGACCGCCTCCAGGGCGCGTTCGACATTGGCGGCCCGGCGACGGCTGACGGCACCTGGCTTTACCGTTTCACCGGCCTGTTCCGCGACAGCGGCACCCAGATCGATTTTTCGCCGGACAACCGCATCTATTTCGCGCCCGCCGTCACCTGGCAGCCCAATGCGCAGACCAGCCTCACCGTGCTGGCCTCCTACCAGAAGACGGAAAAGGGCGGCTCCGAGCAGAGCCTGCCCATGGCCAACACCATCTTCAACCTCGGGCCGAAGATCTCATCCAGCCTCTATCTCGGCGCGCCCGATTTGACCGACTGGAACGTAGAGACCTCCTCCGTCGGCTATGAGTTCAAGCACGAATTCGATAGCGGCTGGCGCTTCCAGCAGAATGCCCGTTATTCCCATTCGGAGGTGGACTACAATTCCGCCTGGGGCTGGGACGCGACGTTGGCGGTGGTGGACGGCCAATACATCAATGTGGGCGTCCAGTTGCGCCCGAAGACGGCGGACAGCGTCCTCATCGACAACCGGCTGACCGGGAATTTCGATACCGGCCCTATCGCCCATGAACTGCTCGTTGGCGTGGATGGCGGATACTACAACTCCACCGAGACCCGCACCAATTCCACCAATTACAACGCCATCAGCATCTTCGCCCCCGATTACAACTTCGCCTACACGTTCGGCCAGCCCTGGTCGGACACGCAAAGCAAGGTGCTGCAGGTGGGCGTCTATGCGCAGGACCAGATGAAGCTGGGCAACTGGCTGCTCACGCTGAGCGGGCGGCAGGACTGGGTGCGCAACGAGGAATACAATTTCAATTCCCGCACCCTGCTGGCGGCTTACGGCTTCACCGATGAGGAGGCCATCGCCAACGACTCCGCCTTCACCTGGCGGGCGGGGCTCGGCTACAAGTTCGACAACGGCCTGATGCCCTATGCCAGCTATTCCACCTCCTTCCTCCCGCAGGCGGGCACGGATTTCGAGGGCAATGCCTTCCAGCCCACCACGGGCGACCAGTATGAAGCCGGCATCAAGTTCGAGCCGGCGGGCTTCCGGGGGCTGTTCACGGCCTCGGTGTTCCAGATCACGCAGCAGAATGTGCTGACCAACGACCCGGTCAATTACGGCTATTCCATCCAGGATGGCGAGGTGCGGGTGCGCGGCCTGGAACTCGAGGCCAAGGCACAGCTCACGGCCAATCTGGACGTGGTCGCCTCCTACACCTATCTCAATGCCGAGGTGACCAAGGACAATCCCAACGAATACGGGACCTCGAAGGTGGGCACCGTGCCGGCCGGCGTGCCGCAGAATGCCGCCTCGCTCTGGGGCTATTACACCTTCCGCGACGGCCCGCTGAACGGCCTCGGCCTTGGCGCCGGCGTGCGCTATGTGGGCAGCTCCTATGCGGTGATGGAGACCGTCTCCGGCGCGCAGGCGAAAGTGCCAGGCTATACGCTGGTGGATGCGGCGCTGAAATATGACCTCGGCGAGCTGGACCGGCGGCTGAAGGGCGCCTCGCTCTCCATCGCCGCCACCAACCTGTTCGACACCGACTATTACACCCCCGGCTTCTACTGGAACTCGGTCATCTACGGCACGCGTCGCACCGTCTACGGGACGCTGGCCTATCGCTGGTGA
- a CDS encoding ABC transporter ATP-binding protein, producing the protein MNATGMTPLLNIRDLRVGYGQVEALFGVSLKVEPGQIVTVVGPNGAGKSTLLNAIAAVIPPRAGAIAFSGKDIGGLATEELAARGMALVPERRDLFGTMSVYDNLLLGAYLHRAERGDGIARAFEDVFARFPRLRERRTQEAATLSGGERQMLAIGRALMSRPRLLLLDEPSLGLAPQIVRQVFEVIDALRASGVSILLVEQNAQMALRIADYGYVLETGEIVKEGTGAALLEDPKVMETYLGIGHGNYAD; encoded by the coding sequence ATGAACGCCACCGGCATGACCCCGCTCCTCAACATCCGGGACCTGCGCGTCGGCTACGGTCAGGTCGAGGCGCTGTTCGGCGTCTCCTTGAAGGTGGAGCCGGGGCAGATTGTCACCGTGGTGGGCCCGAATGGGGCCGGCAAGTCCACCTTGCTCAATGCTATCGCCGCCGTCATCCCGCCGCGCGCGGGAGCCATCGCCTTTTCTGGAAAGGACATCGGGGGTCTCGCCACCGAGGAGCTGGCGGCGCGCGGCATGGCGCTGGTGCCCGAGCGGCGGGACCTGTTCGGCACCATGTCGGTCTATGACAACCTGCTGCTGGGCGCCTATCTGCACCGCGCCGAGCGGGGCGATGGCATCGCGCGCGCCTTCGAGGACGTGTTCGCCCGCTTCCCCCGCCTGCGCGAGCGGCGGACGCAGGAGGCCGCGACCCTGTCGGGGGGCGAGCGGCAGATGCTGGCCATCGGCCGGGCGCTCATGTCCCGTCCCCGGCTGCTGCTGCTGGACGAGCCGAGCCTTGGCCTTGCGCCGCAGATCGTGCGCCAGGTGTTCGAGGTGATCGATGCGCTCAGGGCGTCGGGCGTCTCCATCCTGCTGGTGGAGCAGAATGCGCAGATGGCGCTGCGCATCGCCGACTACGGCTATGTGCTGGAAACCGGCGAGATCGTGAAGGAAGGCACCGGCGCGGCGCTGCTCGAGGATCCGAAGGTCATGGAGACCTATCTCGGCATCGGGCACGGCAACTATGCCGACTGA
- the mhpA gene encoding bifunctional 3-(3-hydroxy-phenyl)propionate/3-hydroxycinnamic acid hydroxylase MhpA — MTSTVDVAIVGLGPVGATLAALLGRAGVSTVVIDKADDIFPLPRAIGFDHEIMRVLQNLDLAEAIAPFVVPYRPTEYRGVDGRAIARYASLPPPFPQGWEPSFVFTQPPVERALRALLERLPAVEVRLSTELTGMIDHGDHVELRTRDAAGAPGTVRARYAVGCDGGTSLVRKLLDIRFESLDFDEPWLVVDMLVNEDKLGTLPETIIQYCDPQRPTTFVIGPDNHRRWELMLLPGEVPEAMSREETIWRLLERWLTRKDASLWRAATYVFHALVAEEWREGRVFLAGDAAHMTPPFMAQGMCQGMRDAANLAWKLTLVLSGKAGDALLDSYEAERRPHVRATTETAKALGRIICERDLEKAKARDARMRAELGDPPRVQVRQNLIPPLTAGALQAGLEPPVGTRFPQPRIITDARVERLDDVAGDGFRLVLSAGTGVADLPAALREATDHLGAQVLCLCQEDEPSAQTSGAVALREADGLLAGWLREHGVIAAFVRPDHYVFAAARTRADLEDMASQIATQLHLEPAVAPVG, encoded by the coding sequence ATGACCAGTACCGTTGACGTAGCAATTGTCGGTCTGGGACCGGTGGGTGCCACGCTTGCCGCCCTGCTGGGCCGCGCGGGCGTCTCGACGGTAGTGATCGACAAGGCGGACGACATCTTCCCGCTGCCGCGCGCCATCGGGTTCGACCACGAAATCATGCGCGTGCTGCAAAATCTGGATCTCGCGGAGGCCATCGCCCCCTTCGTGGTCCCCTATCGCCCGACCGAATATCGCGGCGTCGACGGCCGGGCCATCGCCCGCTACGCGTCGCTGCCGCCGCCCTTTCCGCAGGGCTGGGAGCCTAGCTTCGTCTTCACCCAGCCGCCCGTGGAACGGGCCCTGCGTGCCCTGCTGGAGAGGCTTCCCGCCGTGGAGGTCCGCCTCTCCACCGAGCTGACCGGCATGATCGACCATGGCGACCATGTGGAGCTGCGCACGCGCGATGCCGCCGGCGCGCCCGGGACCGTTCGGGCGCGCTATGCGGTGGGCTGCGACGGGGGCACGAGCCTCGTGCGCAAGCTTCTGGATATCCGCTTCGAGAGCCTGGATTTCGACGAGCCCTGGCTCGTGGTGGATATGCTGGTCAACGAGGACAAGCTCGGCACGCTGCCCGAAACCATCATCCAATATTGCGATCCGCAGCGCCCCACCACCTTCGTGATCGGCCCGGACAATCACCGGCGCTGGGAACTGATGCTGCTGCCCGGCGAGGTGCCCGAGGCCATGAGCCGCGAGGAAACCATCTGGCGCCTCCTCGAACGCTGGCTGACGCGGAAAGACGCATCGCTCTGGCGTGCCGCGACTTATGTCTTTCATGCGCTTGTCGCGGAGGAGTGGCGCGAGGGCCGGGTGTTCCTGGCTGGCGATGCCGCGCACATGACGCCCCCCTTCATGGCGCAGGGCATGTGCCAGGGCATGCGCGACGCGGCGAACCTCGCCTGGAAGCTGACGCTGGTCCTCTCCGGCAAGGCGGGCGATGCGCTGCTCGACAGCTATGAGGCCGAGCGCCGGCCCCATGTGCGTGCCACCACCGAGACTGCGAAGGCGCTGGGTCGGATCATCTGCGAACGCGATCTTGAGAAGGCGAAGGCCCGCGACGCCAGGATGCGGGCCGAGTTGGGCGATCCGCCGCGGGTTCAGGTCCGCCAGAACCTCATTCCACCGCTCACGGCCGGGGCCTTGCAGGCAGGGCTGGAGCCCCCCGTGGGCACCCGCTTCCCGCAGCCGCGCATCATCACGGATGCCCGTGTGGAGCGCCTCGACGATGTGGCCGGGGACGGGTTTCGGCTGGTGCTCTCGGCGGGTACGGGCGTCGCGGACCTGCCGGCCGCGCTGCGGGAGGCAACGGACCATCTGGGTGCGCAAGTCCTGTGCCTCTGCCAGGAGGATGAGCCATCCGCGCAGACCTCGGGCGCTGTGGCCTTGCGCGAGGCCGACGGTCTTCTGGCGGGCTGGCTGCGCGAGCACGGCGTCATCGCCGCCTTCGTCCGGCCGGACCATTACGTGTTCGCGGCCGCGCGCACGAGGGCCGATCTGGAGGACATGGCCTCCCAGATCGCCACGCAGCTTCACCTGGAACCGGCGGTGGCGCCGGTCGGCTAG
- a CDS encoding FecR family protein, translated as MRLHSGAAGISERDGFLAWRALSPAHEAAAQEAEALWHGLGTAGERVREDGKAGRGRITRRAFMTGGVIAAFGLGATLSGPLRRRMLADYSTGVGEAREVVLPNGSRAWLNSSTGLALDYSGARRGIRLLEGQALFTVMPDPARPFVVAAANGWTRAVGTVFDVDMRAESVAVTVVEGVVAVGIDGGPPDGTTMGADQTVRYDLGGITSPQNVDASMATAWRRGKLIFNRRPLEDVVSELRRHTHTQIVIAGSSLKALEVTGVFDLNDPQSVLETIEQTLPVRVLRLPLLNVIL; from the coding sequence GTGCGCCTGCATTCCGGCGCGGCCGGCATCTCCGAGCGCGACGGCTTCCTGGCCTGGCGCGCGCTGAGCCCGGCGCATGAGGCCGCCGCCCAGGAAGCCGAAGCCTTGTGGCACGGCCTCGGCACGGCGGGCGAGCGTGTGCGCGAGGACGGGAAGGCGGGGCGCGGCCGGATCACCCGCCGCGCCTTCATGACCGGCGGCGTCATCGCCGCCTTCGGGCTCGGCGCCACACTGTCCGGCCCGCTGCGCCGGCGCATGCTGGCGGACTATTCCACCGGAGTGGGCGAAGCGCGCGAAGTGGTGCTGCCCAACGGCTCGCGGGCCTGGCTGAATTCCAGCACCGGCTTGGCGCTGGACTATTCCGGCGCGCGCCGCGGCATCAGGCTGCTGGAAGGCCAGGCGCTGTTCACGGTGATGCCCGACCCGGCCCGCCCCTTCGTCGTCGCGGCCGCCAATGGCTGGACACGGGCCGTGGGCACGGTGTTCGACGTCGACATGCGCGCGGAGAGCGTCGCGGTCACCGTGGTGGAAGGCGTCGTGGCGGTGGGCATCGACGGGGGACCGCCGGACGGCACGACCATGGGGGCCGACCAGACCGTGCGATATGACCTCGGCGGCATCACCTCCCCCCAAAACGTCGATGCCAGCATGGCGACCGCCTGGCGGCGCGGGAAGCTGATCTTCAACCGGCGCCCGCTGGAAGACGTGGTCAGCGAGCTGCGGCGGCACACCCACACCCAGATCGTGATCGCGGGCAGCAGCCTGAAGGCGCTGGAGGTGACCGGCGTGTTCGATCTCAACGATCCGCAATCGGTGCTGGAGACCATCGAGCAGACCCTGCCGGTGCGCGTGCTGCGCTTGCCGCTGCTGAACGTCATCCTCTGA
- a CDS encoding PepSY-associated TM helix domain-containing protein, which produces MLVLMHRCIGLTTALFLTLAGLTGSVIAFNRELDALLNPAFYAATASGPMLSPEALAAKVEARDPLLSVWSISLEPMAGGAVEVRAMAREGKPSADWFSLDPVSGEILGTRVWGACCLSRAHLIPFLYNFHHSLSLPGALGVLVMGIVALFWLLDSFIGAALTFPLGRPFFRKWRTAFTIKGGSAFRLNLDWHRAAGLWLFAVLMVLAVSSIAMNLRTQVFEPVVQLFSPLTPTPFAAPLPPQPLPRSLSYDVVLARAQVEAHARGWHLPPTYLFYSPAFGLFGVRFGSGEDMMTSPWLYLDGRTAAPMGEVIPGAGTAGDTFLQLQFPIHSGRLAGLPGRILIAVMGLVVAGLSITGVAIWWMKRAARRKRRSGQVRTPSGGAGA; this is translated from the coding sequence GTGCTGGTGCTGATGCATCGCTGCATCGGTCTCACGACGGCCCTGTTCCTCACGCTCGCGGGGCTGACAGGCAGCGTGATCGCGTTCAACCGCGAACTGGACGCCCTGCTCAATCCCGCTTTCTACGCCGCAACGGCGAGCGGCCCCATGCTGTCGCCCGAGGCATTGGCGGCCAAGGTCGAGGCACGCGACCCGCTTCTGTCGGTATGGTCCATCAGTCTTGAGCCCATGGCCGGCGGAGCGGTGGAAGTGCGCGCCATGGCCCGGGAGGGGAAGCCGTCGGCGGACTGGTTCAGCCTCGATCCCGTGAGCGGGGAGATCCTCGGCACGCGCGTCTGGGGCGCCTGCTGCCTTTCACGCGCGCACCTCATCCCCTTCCTCTACAATTTCCACCACAGCCTGAGCCTCCCGGGGGCCCTGGGCGTGCTGGTCATGGGCATCGTGGCCCTGTTCTGGCTGCTCGACAGCTTCATCGGCGCGGCGCTGACTTTCCCCCTCGGCCGTCCCTTCTTCCGCAAGTGGCGCACCGCCTTCACCATCAAGGGCGGCAGCGCCTTCCGCCTGAACCTCGACTGGCACCGGGCCGCCGGCCTGTGGTTGTTCGCGGTGCTCATGGTGCTGGCCGTGTCCTCCATCGCCATGAACCTGCGCACGCAGGTGTTCGAGCCGGTGGTCCAGCTTTTCTCGCCGCTCACGCCGACGCCCTTCGCCGCTCCCCTGCCGCCGCAGCCGCTGCCGCGGAGCCTGTCCTATGACGTGGTGCTGGCACGGGCGCAGGTGGAGGCGCACGCACGCGGCTGGCACCTGCCGCCAACCTATCTCTTCTATTCGCCAGCCTTCGGCCTGTTCGGCGTCCGGTTCGGCAGCGGCGAGGACATGATGACGAGCCCCTGGCTCTATCTGGACGGCCGCACGGCCGCGCCCATGGGAGAGGTGATCCCTGGCGCCGGAACGGCGGGCGACACCTTCCTCCAGCTTCAGTTTCCCATCCATAGCGGCCGGCTCGCCGGCCTGCCGGGGCGCATCCTCATCGCGGTCATGGGGCTCGTGGTGGCCGGCCTGTCGATCACCGGCGTCGCCATATGGTGGATGAAGCGCGCGGCGCGTCGAAAGCGGCGGAGCGGCCAGGTCCGGACGCCGTCCGGCGGCGCTGGCGCGTGA